A window of Mytilus edulis chromosome 10, xbMytEdul2.2, whole genome shotgun sequence contains these coding sequences:
- the LOC139492344 gene encoding cerebellin-1-like — protein sequence MEHIFSSACLLKVLLVCNLCFVVTCSNLEKRLLVNDGDYVESRLHQIDVQIQTLMAQSSSKDQKIAQLTNRLNEKDAQIMNLTNQLKSLRLSGHPSQVVAFTALLNHSITAGAQQIIRYDTTLTNTGNAYDSTSGIFEVPVSGIYSLSASLMGDPHNGIHLQLVQNGKELVRLWTGGGDSYELASHTINVRLDKHDRIWVQNLHQASVYASEKYNIFSGVLLFEGQF from the exons ATGGAGCATATTTTTTCATCTGCTTGCTTATTGAAAGTGCTATTGGTTTGTAATCTCTGTTTTGTAGTAACTTGTTCAAATTTGGAAAAAAGATTGCTGGTAAACGATGGTGATTACGTGGAATCTCGTTTACATCAAATTGATGTTCAAATTCAAACTTTGATGGCGCAGTCTTCGTCAAAGGATCAGAAAATAGCACAGCTTACGAACCGTTTAAATGAAAAAGATGCTCAG ATAATGAATTTAACCAATCAATTGAAAAGCCTACGTCTGTCAG GACATCCTAGTCAGGTTGTTGCGTTTACAGCCCTGCTTAACCACAGTATTACCGCTGGGGCACAACAGATCATTCGTTACGATACTACACTAACAAACACCGGAAATGCATACGATTCTACCTCCGGAATATTTGAAGTCCCAGTTAGCGGAATTTATAGTTTATCAGCCAGTTTGATGGGAGACCCACACAATGGGATTCATTTGCAGTTAGTTCAGAATGGTAAAGAGCTGGTACGTCTGTGGACCGGAGGTGGGGATAGCTACGAATTGGCTTCACACACAATAAACGTCAGACTTGACAAACATGATCGCATTTGGGTTCAAAATCTCCACCAAGCTAGTGTCTATGCAAgtgaaaaatataacattttttcagGAGTACTACTTTTTGAAGGACAGTTTTAA
- the LOC139493418 gene encoding zinc finger C4H2 domain-containing protein-like — MEEKEIELLNKLENVKELRSRTVQLEKIRGKLRHEIDGSETEEKRLEEYKQEMDLLLQEKMAHVEELRLIHADINLMETTIKQAEEDRNRCLDNAKKMYEEFKPLKDDIDHMRNLMGMEKLPSLNEDEEKLTPEFFEKQSTEWNTEAPPEPNIPQPLNIPAPNTQPIPVPRNKPTERQPFRQQPPPMKACLSCHQQIHRNAPICPLCKAKSRSRNPKKPKRKLDE; from the exons ATGGAAGAAAAAGAAATCGAACTTTTGAATAAATTGGAAAATGTGAAGGAACTTAG AAGTAGGACAGTTCAGTTAGAGAAGATCCGTGGGAAGTTAAGACATGAGATTGATGGGTCAGAAACAGAGGAGAAAAGATTGGAGGAATATAAACAGGAAATGGATCTCTTGTTACAGGAGAAAATGGCACATGTTGAGGAACTCAGACTTATCCATGCTGATATTAATCTG ATGGAGACCACCATCAAACAAGCTGAAGAGGACAGGAATAGATGTTTAGATAATGCTAAGAAAATGTATGAAGAATTTAAACCCTTAAAAGATGATATAGACCACATGAGAAATTTGATGGGAATGGAGAAATTACCAAGTCTGAATGAGGATGAAGAGAAACTTACTCCAGA ATTTTTTGAGAAGCAGAGTACAGAATGGAACACAGAAGCCCCTCCTGAACCAAACATTCCTCAACCATTGAACATTCCAGCACCCAATACTCAACCAATACCTGTACCACGGAATAAACCTACAGAGAGACAGCCTTTTAGACAGCAACCTCCTCCAATGAAG GCTTGTTTATCTTGTCATCAACAAATCCACCGTAATGCACCAATCTGTCCTCTATGTAAAGCAAAAAGTAGATCCAGAAATCCCAAGAAACCAAAGAGGAAACTCGACGAATGA
- the LOC139492343 gene encoding uncharacterized protein — MIININIDMTTWAFVFILSNVSAEESRTGIFRIEPDTLNTRLDGLVFRTFEKISPRLCFNKCIRRPKCHSYNYNRAMLTCELNVKPMSIADFHNKDGYVYVEIDRFRGDSLYDTCLGNQCEEGEVCETLRDGKNVCVQDSCQDQNLKNVAFGKKAEQSWQDTNHIPSNAVDNDLTTYTHTTTEDSPYWEVDLGDYYTIHQIDIFNYKSGGSYLQNLDISVGKTQYDMVVCAHYDGPGTNSEHLVFTMEKKAVGRYVKLNIVGSGRLQFAEIKVFAVPTVSAVC; from the exons ATGATCATAAACATTAACATAGATATGACGACCTGGGCCTTCGTGTTTATTCTGTCAAATGTATCTGCAGAAGAAAGTAGAACAGGCATCTTCCGCATAGAACCTGACACATTGAACACAAGGCTCGATGGATTGGTATTTCGCACTTTTGAAAAGATATCACCAAGGTTGTGCTTTAACAAGTGTATACGAAGACCAAAGTGTCACTCCTACAATTATAACAGAGCCATGTTAACATGTGAACtcaatgtgaaaccaatgtctaTAGCTGATTTCCACAATAAAGACGGATATGTCTATGTAGAAATAGATCGCTTTAGAGGG GATTCTCTATATGACACATGCCTTGGAAATCAGTGTGAAGAAGGAGAAGTTTGTGAAACTTTGAGAGACGGGAAAAATGTTTGCGTTCAAGATA GTTGTCaggaccaaaacttaaaaaatgttgcatttgGTAAGAAAGCGGAGCAGAGCTGGCAGGACACTAATCATATTCCTTCAAACGCTGTCGACAATGACTTAACTACGTACACACATACAACCACAGAAGATTCGCCATACTGGGAGGTAGACCTCGGAGACTATTACACCATACATCAAATCGACATTTTCAATTACAAATCTGGAG GATCTTATCTACAAAACCTTGACATCAGTGTTGGCAAAACTCAGTATGACATGGTTGTATGTGCACATTACGATGGACCAGGTACAAACAGCGAACATTTAGTATTTACCATGGAGAAGAAAGCAGTTGGTCGGTACGTCAAGCTGAATATCGTAGGTAGTGGACGACTGCAATTTGCAGAAATAAAAGTTTTTGCTGTTCCAACAGTGTCAGCTGTGTGTTAA